The following are from one region of the Nicotiana tabacum cultivar K326 chromosome 3, ASM71507v2, whole genome shotgun sequence genome:
- the LOC107786872 gene encoding uncharacterized protein LOC107786872 isoform X1 — translation MGRSCNLLFALAVFILLHDHTSLASVANISTDEAALLALKSHISSGPNNILARNWSSSGLVCSWIGITCSSRHHRVTALNISSMQLHGTIPPHLGNLSFLTSIDISNNTFYGELPEELAHLQRLKLIDITSNNFTGAIPSFLRLLPNLRFLNLSTNQFSGEIPSFLSNLTKLQVLRIQGNFFQGEIPRELGDLRYMVFLDLQFNQLNGFIPPSIFNIRTMQKIGLTGNKLTGKLPTTICDNLPNLEGLYLSKNYIGGAIPPNLGKCRKLQILSLSINEFIGAVPRELANLTALTRLYLGFLHLEGEIPAELGNLKKLQALKLSNNEFTGSVPANIFNMSALQTLQLSQNKLSGTLPSDLGRGIPNIEEFVCGSNNLSGFISASISNSSRLRGLNLADNSFTGPIPESLGNLEYLERLNFEENNFFGDSALSFLTSLTKCRKLRFLRFADNPLDGVFPSSVGHFSNSLQSFVGQDCQLKGVIPKEIGNLTGVTKMSLSNNELTGHIPNTIQGMLNLQELYLQNNKLEGTIPDVICNLKNLGALYLSGNEFSGSVPPCLGKVTSLRYLYLAYNRLNSSLPENLGALHDLIKFDISSNLLSGKIPVEIGNIKAVTLIDLSKNNFSGKIPSTLGRLDNVIKLSLAHNRLDGPIPESFGKMLALNFLDLCYNNLNGEIPKSLEALVYLRYLNVSFNKLSGEIPTGGPFANATYQSFLSNDALCGDSKFHVSPCIIKSHKRKKPIFVLYVLLGVGMLFPALALSCVFLRLRNPKKNAAQADVSLVKRHERISYYELEQATEGFNASNLLGNGSFSTVYKGILKDGNLFAAKVFNVQLEGAFKSFDTECEILRNLRHRNLTKVITSCSNLDFKALVLEYMPNGTLDKWLYSHNLFLDLLQRLDIMIDVASAMDYLHNGYSTRVVHCDLKPSNVLLDQEMVGHVSDFGIAKLLGDGETFVQTRTIATIGYIAPEYGQDGIVSTSCDVYSFGILMMETFTRMRPSDGIFTGDLSMQRWVSDSFPSEIHKVVDSNLVQSRDEQTNSKMQCLLSIMELALRCTVVAPDARISMEDALSTLKKIKFQLHH, via the exons ATGGGCAGAAGTTGCAATCTTCTCTTTGCTCTTGCAGTTTTCATTCTGCTACATGACCATACTTCCCTTGCTTCTGTTGCTAATATTAGCACCGATGAAGCTGCTCTTCTTGCCTTGAAATCTCACATTTCTTCTGGCCCTAATAACATCTTAGCAAGAAACTGGTCTTCTTCAGGCCTAGTTTGTAGCTGGATTGGAATCACTTGCAGCTCCCGCCACCATCGAGTTACTGCTTTAAACATTTCTAGCATGCAACTTCATGGTACCATTCCTCCACACCTCGGAAACCTCTCATTTCTCACTTCCATTGACATCAGTAACAACACTTTTTATGGAGAATTGCCAGAAGAATTGGCTCATTTGCAGAGGTTGAAATTGATTGATATCACAAGCAATAACTTCACCGGAGCCATTCCATCGTTTTTACGTTTGTTACCAAACCTACGGTTTCTGAACCTTTCGACAAACCAATTTTCAGGGGAAATTCCATCATTCCTTTCCAATCTAACAAAGCTACAAGTGTTGAGAATACAGGGAAATTTTTTCCAAGGAGAGATCCCTAGAGAACTCGGTGATCTTCGTTACATGGTTTTTTTAGACCTGCAATTTAATCAGCTTAATGGCTTTATACCACCATCAATCTTCAACATTAGAACGATGCAAAAAATTGGTCTTACAGGCAATAAACTTACTGGTAAGCTTCCAACAACTATATGTGATAATCTTCCAAACTTGGAAGGGCTTTACCTCTCAAAAAACTACATAGGTGGAGCCATTCCACCAAACTTAGGAAAATGCAGAAAGCTTCAAATCTTGTCATTATCTATCAATGAGTTTATTGGAGCTGTACCAAGAGAGCTAGCCAACTTAACAGCTCTTACAAGATTATATCTTGGATTTTTGCATTTGGAAG GAGAGATACCAGCGGAGCTAGGTAATCTTAAGAAACTACAGGCGCTGAAATTATCCAATAATGAGTTTACTGGTTCTGTCCCCGCCAACATTTTCAACATGTCAGCACTACAGACCCTACAACTTTCACAAAACAAGCTTTCAGGTACTCTGCCTTCCGATTTAGGTCGTGGAATCCCCAACATAGAAGAATTTGTTTGTGGAAGTAATAATCTGAGTGGTTTTATCTCTGCTTCAATCTCAAATTCTTCAAGACTCAGAGGTCTTAATCTCGCAGATAACAGTTTCACTGGTCCAATTCCTGAATCACTTGGTAACTTAGAGTACCTTGAGAGGCTTAACTTTGAGGAGAATAATTTTTTTGGTGATTCAGCATTGAGCTTCCTTACATCTTTAACAAAGTGTAGGAAACTAAGATTTCTCAGGTTTGCTGATAATCCGTTGGATGGTGTTTTTCCATCATCTGTTGGACATTTCTCTAACTCTCTCCAAAGTTTTGTAGGACAGGATTGTCAACTGAAGGGAGTCATTCCTAAAGAAATTGGTAATCTTACTGGAGTGACAAAGATGAGTCTGTCTAACAATGAGTTGACTGGACATATCCCGAATACCATCCAAGGCATGCTGAATCTTCAAGAACTTTACCTACAAAATAACAAGTTAGAAGGAACCATACCAGATGTTATCTGCAATTTAAAGAATCTCGGTGCATTATACTTGTCAGGAAATGAATTTTCTGGTTCCGTGCCACCATGCTTAGGGAAAGTCACCAGTTTGAGGTATCTTTATCTAGCTTACAACAGGCTGAATTCAAGTTTACCTGAAAACTTGGGGGCCCTCCATGATCTCATCAAATTCGATATCTCATCCAATCTATTGAGTGGGAAAATTCCCGTGGAGATTGGAAATATAAAGGCTGTAACACTCATTGATCtgtcaaaaaataatttttctggTAAGATTCCTAGCACTCTAGGGAGGCTCGATAATGTGATTAAACTTTCTCTTGCACATAATAGATTAGATGGGCCTATTCCAGAATCATTTGGTAAAATGCTGGCCTTAAATTTCTTGGATTTGTGTTATAATAATCTTAATGGTGAAATTCCAAAGTCATTAGAAGCTCTTGTGTATCTCAGATACCTGAACGTCTCATTTAATAAACTCAGTGGAGAGATTCCCACGGGTGGTCCTTTCGCAAATGCCACATATCAATCTTTCTTGTCCAATGATGCACTCTGTGGTGATTCTAAATTTCATGTGTCACCATGCATCATCAAATCTCACAAGAGGAAAAAGCCAATCTTTGTTTTGTACGTCCTTTTGGGGGTGGGCATGCTATTTCCTGCATTAGCTCTCTCATGTGTATTTTTAAGATTGAGAAATCCAAAGAAGAATGCAGCTCAAGCAGATGTGTCTCTGGTAAAACGGCATGAAAGAATTTCCTATTATGAACTTGAACAAGCAACAGAAGGATTCAATGCAAGCAACTTGCTTGGTAATGGGAGTTTCAGCACGGTCTACAAAGGGATACTTAAGGATGGTAACCTTTTCGCAGCAAAGGTTTTCAATGTGCAATTGGAGGGTGCATTCAAAAGTTTTGACACAGAATGTGAGATACTTCGGAACCTTCGCCACAGAAATCTGACCAAAGTCATCACCAGCTGCTCCAACCTTGATTTCAAGGCCCTAGTGTTGGAGTACATGCCCAATGGGACACTTGATAAATGGTTATACTCTCACAACTTGTTCTTGGACTTGTTGCAGAGATTAGATATAATGATAGATGTTGCATCTGCAATGGACTATCTGCACAATGGCTATTCAACACGTGTGGTGCATTGTGACTTGAAGCCAAGCAATGTCTTGCTAGATCAAGAAATGGTTGGCCATGTCAGTGATTTTGGCATTGCTAAATTGTTAGGTGATGGGGAGACGTTTGTTCAAACAAGGACAATTGCAACAATTGGATATATTGCTCCAG AGTATGGACAGGATGGAATAGTATCCACGAGCTGTGATGTTTATAGTTTTGGCATCCTGATGATGGAGACATTTACAAGAATGAGACCAAGTGATGGAATATTCACTGGAGACTTGAGCATGCAACGTTGGGTTAGCGATTCTTTTCCAAGTGAAATTCATAAGGTGGTGGATTCTAATTTGGTACAGTCGCGGGATGAACAAACCAACTCAAAGATGCAATGTTTGTTATCTATCATGGAATTAGCTTTGAGATGCACTGTAGTGGCACCAGATGCAAGAATTAGCATGGAAGATGCTCTTTCAACACTTAAAAAGATTAAGTTCCAACTTCACCACTAG
- the LOC107786872 gene encoding uncharacterized protein LOC107786872 isoform X2, with amino-acid sequence MGRSCNLLFALAVFILLHDHTSLASVANISTDEAALLALKSHISSGPNNILARNWSSSGLVCSWIGITCSSRHHRVTALNISSMQLHGTIPPHLGNLSFLTSIDISNNTFYGELPEELAHLQRLKLIDITSNNFTGAIPSFLRLLPNLRFLNLSTNQFSGEIPSFLSNLTKLQVLRIQGNFFQGEIPRELGDLRYMVFLDLQFNQLNGFIPPSIFNIRTMQKIGLTGNKLTGKLPTTICDNLPNLEGLYLSKNYIGGAIPPNLGKCRKLQILSLSINEFIGAVPRELANLTALTRLYLGFLHLEGEIPAELGNLKKLQALKLSNNEFTGSVPANIFNMSALQTLQLSQNKLSDNSFTGPIPESLGNLEYLERLNFEENNFFGDSALSFLTSLTKCRKLRFLRFADNPLDGVFPSSVGHFSNSLQSFVGQDCQLKGVIPKEIGNLTGVTKMSLSNNELTGHIPNTIQGMLNLQELYLQNNKLEGTIPDVICNLKNLGALYLSGNEFSGSVPPCLGKVTSLRYLYLAYNRLNSSLPENLGALHDLIKFDISSNLLSGKIPVEIGNIKAVTLIDLSKNNFSGKIPSTLGRLDNVIKLSLAHNRLDGPIPESFGKMLALNFLDLCYNNLNGEIPKSLEALVYLRYLNVSFNKLSGEIPTGGPFANATYQSFLSNDALCGDSKFHVSPCIIKSHKRKKPIFVLYVLLGVGMLFPALALSCVFLRLRNPKKNAAQADVSLVKRHERISYYELEQATEGFNASNLLGNGSFSTVYKGILKDGNLFAAKVFNVQLEGAFKSFDTECEILRNLRHRNLTKVITSCSNLDFKALVLEYMPNGTLDKWLYSHNLFLDLLQRLDIMIDVASAMDYLHNGYSTRVVHCDLKPSNVLLDQEMVGHVSDFGIAKLLGDGETFVQTRTIATIGYIAPEYGQDGIVSTSCDVYSFGILMMETFTRMRPSDGIFTGDLSMQRWVSDSFPSEIHKVVDSNLVQSRDEQTNSKMQCLLSIMELALRCTVVAPDARISMEDALSTLKKIKFQLHH; translated from the exons ATGGGCAGAAGTTGCAATCTTCTCTTTGCTCTTGCAGTTTTCATTCTGCTACATGACCATACTTCCCTTGCTTCTGTTGCTAATATTAGCACCGATGAAGCTGCTCTTCTTGCCTTGAAATCTCACATTTCTTCTGGCCCTAATAACATCTTAGCAAGAAACTGGTCTTCTTCAGGCCTAGTTTGTAGCTGGATTGGAATCACTTGCAGCTCCCGCCACCATCGAGTTACTGCTTTAAACATTTCTAGCATGCAACTTCATGGTACCATTCCTCCACACCTCGGAAACCTCTCATTTCTCACTTCCATTGACATCAGTAACAACACTTTTTATGGAGAATTGCCAGAAGAATTGGCTCATTTGCAGAGGTTGAAATTGATTGATATCACAAGCAATAACTTCACCGGAGCCATTCCATCGTTTTTACGTTTGTTACCAAACCTACGGTTTCTGAACCTTTCGACAAACCAATTTTCAGGGGAAATTCCATCATTCCTTTCCAATCTAACAAAGCTACAAGTGTTGAGAATACAGGGAAATTTTTTCCAAGGAGAGATCCCTAGAGAACTCGGTGATCTTCGTTACATGGTTTTTTTAGACCTGCAATTTAATCAGCTTAATGGCTTTATACCACCATCAATCTTCAACATTAGAACGATGCAAAAAATTGGTCTTACAGGCAATAAACTTACTGGTAAGCTTCCAACAACTATATGTGATAATCTTCCAAACTTGGAAGGGCTTTACCTCTCAAAAAACTACATAGGTGGAGCCATTCCACCAAACTTAGGAAAATGCAGAAAGCTTCAAATCTTGTCATTATCTATCAATGAGTTTATTGGAGCTGTACCAAGAGAGCTAGCCAACTTAACAGCTCTTACAAGATTATATCTTGGATTTTTGCATTTGGAAG GAGAGATACCAGCGGAGCTAGGTAATCTTAAGAAACTACAGGCGCTGAAATTATCCAATAATGAGTTTACTGGTTCTGTCCCCGCCAACATTTTCAACATGTCAGCACTACAGACCCTACAACTTTCACAAAACAAGCTTTCAG ATAACAGTTTCACTGGTCCAATTCCTGAATCACTTGGTAACTTAGAGTACCTTGAGAGGCTTAACTTTGAGGAGAATAATTTTTTTGGTGATTCAGCATTGAGCTTCCTTACATCTTTAACAAAGTGTAGGAAACTAAGATTTCTCAGGTTTGCTGATAATCCGTTGGATGGTGTTTTTCCATCATCTGTTGGACATTTCTCTAACTCTCTCCAAAGTTTTGTAGGACAGGATTGTCAACTGAAGGGAGTCATTCCTAAAGAAATTGGTAATCTTACTGGAGTGACAAAGATGAGTCTGTCTAACAATGAGTTGACTGGACATATCCCGAATACCATCCAAGGCATGCTGAATCTTCAAGAACTTTACCTACAAAATAACAAGTTAGAAGGAACCATACCAGATGTTATCTGCAATTTAAAGAATCTCGGTGCATTATACTTGTCAGGAAATGAATTTTCTGGTTCCGTGCCACCATGCTTAGGGAAAGTCACCAGTTTGAGGTATCTTTATCTAGCTTACAACAGGCTGAATTCAAGTTTACCTGAAAACTTGGGGGCCCTCCATGATCTCATCAAATTCGATATCTCATCCAATCTATTGAGTGGGAAAATTCCCGTGGAGATTGGAAATATAAAGGCTGTAACACTCATTGATCtgtcaaaaaataatttttctggTAAGATTCCTAGCACTCTAGGGAGGCTCGATAATGTGATTAAACTTTCTCTTGCACATAATAGATTAGATGGGCCTATTCCAGAATCATTTGGTAAAATGCTGGCCTTAAATTTCTTGGATTTGTGTTATAATAATCTTAATGGTGAAATTCCAAAGTCATTAGAAGCTCTTGTGTATCTCAGATACCTGAACGTCTCATTTAATAAACTCAGTGGAGAGATTCCCACGGGTGGTCCTTTCGCAAATGCCACATATCAATCTTTCTTGTCCAATGATGCACTCTGTGGTGATTCTAAATTTCATGTGTCACCATGCATCATCAAATCTCACAAGAGGAAAAAGCCAATCTTTGTTTTGTACGTCCTTTTGGGGGTGGGCATGCTATTTCCTGCATTAGCTCTCTCATGTGTATTTTTAAGATTGAGAAATCCAAAGAAGAATGCAGCTCAAGCAGATGTGTCTCTGGTAAAACGGCATGAAAGAATTTCCTATTATGAACTTGAACAAGCAACAGAAGGATTCAATGCAAGCAACTTGCTTGGTAATGGGAGTTTCAGCACGGTCTACAAAGGGATACTTAAGGATGGTAACCTTTTCGCAGCAAAGGTTTTCAATGTGCAATTGGAGGGTGCATTCAAAAGTTTTGACACAGAATGTGAGATACTTCGGAACCTTCGCCACAGAAATCTGACCAAAGTCATCACCAGCTGCTCCAACCTTGATTTCAAGGCCCTAGTGTTGGAGTACATGCCCAATGGGACACTTGATAAATGGTTATACTCTCACAACTTGTTCTTGGACTTGTTGCAGAGATTAGATATAATGATAGATGTTGCATCTGCAATGGACTATCTGCACAATGGCTATTCAACACGTGTGGTGCATTGTGACTTGAAGCCAAGCAATGTCTTGCTAGATCAAGAAATGGTTGGCCATGTCAGTGATTTTGGCATTGCTAAATTGTTAGGTGATGGGGAGACGTTTGTTCAAACAAGGACAATTGCAACAATTGGATATATTGCTCCAG AGTATGGACAGGATGGAATAGTATCCACGAGCTGTGATGTTTATAGTTTTGGCATCCTGATGATGGAGACATTTACAAGAATGAGACCAAGTGATGGAATATTCACTGGAGACTTGAGCATGCAACGTTGGGTTAGCGATTCTTTTCCAAGTGAAATTCATAAGGTGGTGGATTCTAATTTGGTACAGTCGCGGGATGAACAAACCAACTCAAAGATGCAATGTTTGTTATCTATCATGGAATTAGCTTTGAGATGCACTGTAGTGGCACCAGATGCAAGAATTAGCATGGAAGATGCTCTTTCAACACTTAAAAAGATTAAGTTCCAACTTCACCACTAG
- the LOC107786872 gene encoding uncharacterized protein LOC107786872 isoform X3, producing MGRSCNLLFALAVFILLHDHTSLASVANISTDEAALLALKSHISSGPNNILARNWSSSGLVCSWIGITCSSRHHRVTALNISSMQLHGTIPPHLGNLSFLTSIDISNNTFYGELPEELAHLQRLKLIDITSNNFTGAIPSFLRLLPNLRFLNLSTNQFSGEIPSFLSNLTKLQVLRIQGNFFQGEIPRELGDLRYMVFLDLQFNQLNGFIPPSIFNIRTMQKIGLTGNKLTGKLPTTICDNLPNLEGLYLSKNYIGGAIPPNLGKCRKLQILSLSINEFIGAVPRELANLTALTRLYLGFLHLEGEIPAELGNLKKLQALKLSNNEFTGSVPANIFNMSALQTLQLSQNKLSGQDCQLKGVIPKEIGNLTGVTKMSLSNNELTGHIPNTIQGMLNLQELYLQNNKLEGTIPDVICNLKNLGALYLSGNEFSGSVPPCLGKVTSLRYLYLAYNRLNSSLPENLGALHDLIKFDISSNLLSGKIPVEIGNIKAVTLIDLSKNNFSGKIPSTLGRLDNVIKLSLAHNRLDGPIPESFGKMLALNFLDLCYNNLNGEIPKSLEALVYLRYLNVSFNKLSGEIPTGGPFANATYQSFLSNDALCGDSKFHVSPCIIKSHKRKKPIFVLYVLLGVGMLFPALALSCVFLRLRNPKKNAAQADVSLVKRHERISYYELEQATEGFNASNLLGNGSFSTVYKGILKDGNLFAAKVFNVQLEGAFKSFDTECEILRNLRHRNLTKVITSCSNLDFKALVLEYMPNGTLDKWLYSHNLFLDLLQRLDIMIDVASAMDYLHNGYSTRVVHCDLKPSNVLLDQEMVGHVSDFGIAKLLGDGETFVQTRTIATIGYIAPEYGQDGIVSTSCDVYSFGILMMETFTRMRPSDGIFTGDLSMQRWVSDSFPSEIHKVVDSNLVQSRDEQTNSKMQCLLSIMELALRCTVVAPDARISMEDALSTLKKIKFQLHH from the exons ATGGGCAGAAGTTGCAATCTTCTCTTTGCTCTTGCAGTTTTCATTCTGCTACATGACCATACTTCCCTTGCTTCTGTTGCTAATATTAGCACCGATGAAGCTGCTCTTCTTGCCTTGAAATCTCACATTTCTTCTGGCCCTAATAACATCTTAGCAAGAAACTGGTCTTCTTCAGGCCTAGTTTGTAGCTGGATTGGAATCACTTGCAGCTCCCGCCACCATCGAGTTACTGCTTTAAACATTTCTAGCATGCAACTTCATGGTACCATTCCTCCACACCTCGGAAACCTCTCATTTCTCACTTCCATTGACATCAGTAACAACACTTTTTATGGAGAATTGCCAGAAGAATTGGCTCATTTGCAGAGGTTGAAATTGATTGATATCACAAGCAATAACTTCACCGGAGCCATTCCATCGTTTTTACGTTTGTTACCAAACCTACGGTTTCTGAACCTTTCGACAAACCAATTTTCAGGGGAAATTCCATCATTCCTTTCCAATCTAACAAAGCTACAAGTGTTGAGAATACAGGGAAATTTTTTCCAAGGAGAGATCCCTAGAGAACTCGGTGATCTTCGTTACATGGTTTTTTTAGACCTGCAATTTAATCAGCTTAATGGCTTTATACCACCATCAATCTTCAACATTAGAACGATGCAAAAAATTGGTCTTACAGGCAATAAACTTACTGGTAAGCTTCCAACAACTATATGTGATAATCTTCCAAACTTGGAAGGGCTTTACCTCTCAAAAAACTACATAGGTGGAGCCATTCCACCAAACTTAGGAAAATGCAGAAAGCTTCAAATCTTGTCATTATCTATCAATGAGTTTATTGGAGCTGTACCAAGAGAGCTAGCCAACTTAACAGCTCTTACAAGATTATATCTTGGATTTTTGCATTTGGAAG GAGAGATACCAGCGGAGCTAGGTAATCTTAAGAAACTACAGGCGCTGAAATTATCCAATAATGAGTTTACTGGTTCTGTCCCCGCCAACATTTTCAACATGTCAGCACTACAGACCCTACAACTTTCACAAAACAAGCTTTCAG GACAGGATTGTCAACTGAAGGGAGTCATTCCTAAAGAAATTGGTAATCTTACTGGAGTGACAAAGATGAGTCTGTCTAACAATGAGTTGACTGGACATATCCCGAATACCATCCAAGGCATGCTGAATCTTCAAGAACTTTACCTACAAAATAACAAGTTAGAAGGAACCATACCAGATGTTATCTGCAATTTAAAGAATCTCGGTGCATTATACTTGTCAGGAAATGAATTTTCTGGTTCCGTGCCACCATGCTTAGGGAAAGTCACCAGTTTGAGGTATCTTTATCTAGCTTACAACAGGCTGAATTCAAGTTTACCTGAAAACTTGGGGGCCCTCCATGATCTCATCAAATTCGATATCTCATCCAATCTATTGAGTGGGAAAATTCCCGTGGAGATTGGAAATATAAAGGCTGTAACACTCATTGATCtgtcaaaaaataatttttctggTAAGATTCCTAGCACTCTAGGGAGGCTCGATAATGTGATTAAACTTTCTCTTGCACATAATAGATTAGATGGGCCTATTCCAGAATCATTTGGTAAAATGCTGGCCTTAAATTTCTTGGATTTGTGTTATAATAATCTTAATGGTGAAATTCCAAAGTCATTAGAAGCTCTTGTGTATCTCAGATACCTGAACGTCTCATTTAATAAACTCAGTGGAGAGATTCCCACGGGTGGTCCTTTCGCAAATGCCACATATCAATCTTTCTTGTCCAATGATGCACTCTGTGGTGATTCTAAATTTCATGTGTCACCATGCATCATCAAATCTCACAAGAGGAAAAAGCCAATCTTTGTTTTGTACGTCCTTTTGGGGGTGGGCATGCTATTTCCTGCATTAGCTCTCTCATGTGTATTTTTAAGATTGAGAAATCCAAAGAAGAATGCAGCTCAAGCAGATGTGTCTCTGGTAAAACGGCATGAAAGAATTTCCTATTATGAACTTGAACAAGCAACAGAAGGATTCAATGCAAGCAACTTGCTTGGTAATGGGAGTTTCAGCACGGTCTACAAAGGGATACTTAAGGATGGTAACCTTTTCGCAGCAAAGGTTTTCAATGTGCAATTGGAGGGTGCATTCAAAAGTTTTGACACAGAATGTGAGATACTTCGGAACCTTCGCCACAGAAATCTGACCAAAGTCATCACCAGCTGCTCCAACCTTGATTTCAAGGCCCTAGTGTTGGAGTACATGCCCAATGGGACACTTGATAAATGGTTATACTCTCACAACTTGTTCTTGGACTTGTTGCAGAGATTAGATATAATGATAGATGTTGCATCTGCAATGGACTATCTGCACAATGGCTATTCAACACGTGTGGTGCATTGTGACTTGAAGCCAAGCAATGTCTTGCTAGATCAAGAAATGGTTGGCCATGTCAGTGATTTTGGCATTGCTAAATTGTTAGGTGATGGGGAGACGTTTGTTCAAACAAGGACAATTGCAACAATTGGATATATTGCTCCAG AGTATGGACAGGATGGAATAGTATCCACGAGCTGTGATGTTTATAGTTTTGGCATCCTGATGATGGAGACATTTACAAGAATGAGACCAAGTGATGGAATATTCACTGGAGACTTGAGCATGCAACGTTGGGTTAGCGATTCTTTTCCAAGTGAAATTCATAAGGTGGTGGATTCTAATTTGGTACAGTCGCGGGATGAACAAACCAACTCAAAGATGCAATGTTTGTTATCTATCATGGAATTAGCTTTGAGATGCACTGTAGTGGCACCAGATGCAAGAATTAGCATGGAAGATGCTCTTTCAACACTTAAAAAGATTAAGTTCCAACTTCACCACTAG